From the genome of Vigna angularis cultivar LongXiaoDou No.4 chromosome 11, ASM1680809v1, whole genome shotgun sequence, one region includes:
- the LOC108332845 gene encoding scopoletin glucosyltransferase, translating to MEETRPLKLHFIHFLAAGHMIPLCDIATLFASRGHHVTIITTPSNALTLRKSIPSHPFLRFHTVQFPSQEVGLPDGIENISSVTDTDHLAKVFNATTMLQTPIQNFVEENPPDCIVADFLFPWVDDLANNLNIPRLAFNGFSLFTICALHSSSNSSNSLLSPTLPHPITLNASPPKELTEFLDKMLETELRSYGLIVNNFAELDGEEYIRYYEKTTGHKAWHLGPASLIPRTLEEKAERGMKSVVSMHECLSWLDSKAKNSVVYICFGSLCHFPDKQLYEIACGIEASGHGFIWVVPEKKGKEESEEEKEKWMPEGFKERNAEKGMVIRGWAPQLVILNHRAVGAFLSHCGWNSTVEAVSGGVPMITWPVHGEQFYNEKLISEVRGIGLEVGAAEWSSIGFGERQTLVCRDSIERGVRRIMDGGDEAQEVRRRAQEYGEKAREAVGEGGSSHKNLTALIHDLMRLRDAKLLS from the coding sequence ATGGAGGAAACGAGGCCACTGAAACTGCACTTCATTCATTTCCTAGCAGCAGGTCACATGATCCCTCTATGCGACATAGCCACCCTCTTCGCCTCTCGTGGCCACCATGTCACCATCATCACCACCCCTTCCAACGCCCTAACTCTCCGCAAATCCATCCCCTCCCACCCCTTCCTCCGCTTCCACACCGTTCAATTTCCCTCCCAAGAAGTCGGTCTCCCCGACGGCATCGAAAACATCTCCTCCGTCACCGATACTGACCACCTCGCTAAGGTCTTCAACGCCACCACCATGCTCCAAACCCCCATCCAGAATTTCGTGGAGGAGAATCCACCTGATTGCATCGTCGCGGACTTTCTATTCCCCTGGGTTGATGACTTGGCCAACAACCTTAACATCCCTAGACTTGCCTTCAACGGCTTCTCCCTCTTCACCATCTGCGCCCTACACTCCTCCTCCAACTCTTCCAATTCTCTTCTCAGTCCGACCCTCCCTCACCCCATAACCCTCAACGCATCACCGCCGAAGGAGTTGACGGAATTCCTTGATAAGATGCTGGAGACGGAGCTCAGAAGCTACGGCCTAATCGTGAACAACTTCGCGGAGCTCGACGGAGAAGAATACATCCGCTACTACGAGAAAACGACAGGGCACAAGGCTTGGCATCTTGGGCCGGCCTCTCTCATACCCAGAACCCTTGAAGAGAAAGCAGAGAGGGGCATGAAGAGCGTGGTGAGTATGCATGAGTGCTTGAGTTGGCTTGACTCCAAAGCGAAAAACTCGGTGGTGTACATATGCTTTGGGAGCCTTTGTCATTTCCCGGATAAACAGCTTTACGAGATTGCATGCGGGATTGAAGCGTCGGGTCATGGGTTCATATGGGTGGTGCCGGAAAAGAAAGGGAAGGAGGAGAGTgaggaagagaaggagaagtGGATGCCCGAGGGGTTTAAAGAGAGGAATGCAGAGAAGGGGATGGTTATCAGGGGGTGGGCTCCACAGTTGGTTATCCTGAACCACCGTGCCGTTGGAGCATTCTTGAGCCATTGCGGGTGGAATTCCACCGTGGAGGCTGTGAGTGGTGGCGTGCCCATGATTACGTGGCCGGTGCACGGAGAACAGTTCTACAACGAGAAGCTGATAAGCGAGGTGCGGGGAATTGGGTTGGAGGTGGGCGCAGCAGAGTGGAGCAGCATAGGGTTTGGTGAGAGACAGACGTTGGTGTGCAGAGACAGCATTGAGAGAGGTGTGAGGCGGATAATGGACGGTGGTGATGAAGCGCAAGAAGTGAGACGGCGTGCACAAGAGTATGGGGAAAAGGCGCGAGAAGCTGTTGGAGAAGGAGGTTCATCTCACAAGAATTTAACAGCCCTCATTCATGATCTTATGCGGCTTAGGGATGCCAAGCTTCTCTCTTAG
- the LOC108332271 gene encoding uncharacterized protein LOC108332271 isoform X2 yields MNVHWDSTTFGREAQIPLYLHHQDVRELASGRDEINITLIQLWMMYLFDVSNKKGFNDVYGFIDPSMTHERNKFDDIQTYITSCFAMGKEIYFLPYIHGCHWQLLVISIPENTAVWFCSLHKSPPNPLRHVVDCSLATHMMLSGRSTATAKKLAWVSLKCNRQMGSYECGYYVMYWMMTIIRAHYTSGWETRFNRTAPILEKSLQLVRKTLAKYVIHLYNSM; encoded by the exons ATGAATGTACAttgggattctactacatttggaagagaagctcagatcccattgtacttgcatcatcaagatgttagggagcttgcgtcggggagagacgaaattaatattacactcattcaattgtggatgat gtatttgtttgatgttagtaacaagaaggggttcaatgatgtatatgggttcattgacccctctatgactcatgaaagaaataaatttgatgatatccagacaTACATCACCAGCTGCTTTGcaatggggaaggagatatattttctcccttatatacatgg gtgtcattggcagctacttgtgatctccataccggagaacacggctgtctggttttgttcattacataagtctcctcccaaccctcttagacatgtagtagattg ttcccttgcaacacatatgatgttatctgggagatctactgctacagctaaaaagcttgcatgggtttcccttaag tgtaatagacaaatggggtcatatgaatgtggttactacgttatgtattggatgatgaccatcattcgtgcacattacaccagtggatgggaaacg AGATTTaataggactgctccaattcTAGAGAAATCACTCcaacttgtgaggaaaacacttgctaaatatgtaattcatttatataatagtatgtag
- the LOC108332271 gene encoding uncharacterized protein LOC108332271 isoform X1 has translation MAESPHSSGDEVPTTSRRTRGATRLRQLILRRNAGERTPVIIDVVTGVASGPNAYVFRSYLGVLARDRISILTPSFDHVSEADRNLIWQDLLITFDMPNVESLRNRCISAIAERFRGFKTKLTSRYIFGTKSDENPCSKYSAIDEETWRQFVELRSSEAWQEKRSKAQGISAQNKNPHLLSRGGYRKLEEKIMKQKSDSRLPLSEGGDPLPPPSPPSRHDKWKLARMRPSGSYTSESVREISERIDSLVEQSSQGQFTQEGRQDILTTTIGRPEHPGRVRAAGTGIGIR, from the exons atggctgagtcacctcattcgtcaggcgatgaagtccccaccacttctagacggacgagaggagcaacgaggttacgacaactaatacttagaagaaatgcaggtgagaggacacctgtcattattgacgtggtcactggagttgcatctggcccaaatgcatatgtatttaggtcttaccttgggGTATTAGCACGTGATcgtatctctatacttactccatcctttgaccatgtttctgaggctgatcggaatctcatctggcaagatctattg ataacatttgatatgccaaacGTCGAGAGCTTAAGGAATAGGTGTAtatctgcaattgcagaaagatttcgagggtttaagacaaaattgacgtctagatatatatttggaacaaaaagtgatgaaaatccatgttccaaatattcagcaATTGATGAAGAAACATGGCGTCAGTTTGTAGAGCTTCGTTCATCTGAGGCGTGGCAG gaaaaaaggtcaaaagcacaGGGAATAAGCgctcagaataaaaatccacacctactgtctcgtggtggatataggaagcttgaagagaaaataatgaagcagaagtcagatagtagacttccactttctgagggtggtgaccctcttcctcctccttcaccaccatctcggcacgacaagtggaagttagcccgtatgagaccatcgggctcctacacttccgagTCTGTCAGAGAAATATCTGAAcgaatt gactcattggttgagcagagctcccaaggtcaattcacacaagaaggtcgtcaAGATATTCTTACCACAactattggacgacctgagcatcCAGGACGGGTGCGTGCTGctgggactggcataggcatacgatag